A region of Lycium barbarum isolate Lr01 chromosome 1, ASM1917538v2, whole genome shotgun sequence DNA encodes the following proteins:
- the LOC132612345 gene encoding uncharacterized protein LOC132612345, whose product MAVKLKFCYTNNIAEYEACILGLRMALEMNINELLVIRDSNFLIHQVQGEWATKNEKILPYVNLARRLCKKFKKIEYRYIPRAQIEFADALAMIASMIRYLESIHIDPPEISLKEEHAYYSHVEGEPDGKPWYDGIKMYLEKWEYHEGITTGQKKTIRRMANDFFLNKEVLYKRAPDLGLYCAKGHRIWVYSDVWTPLKPRKS is encoded by the coding sequence ATGGCTGTAAAGCTTAAATTCTGCTATACCAATAACATAGCTGAGTACGAGGCCTGCATCCTAGGCCTCAGGATGGCACTAGAGATGAACATCAATGAATTACTGGTCATAAGAGACTCCAACTTTCTGATCCATCAAGTGCAGGGCGAATGGGCCACTAAGAATGAAAAAATCTTGCCATATGTGAACTTGGCACGGAGGTTGTGTAAGAAGTTCAAAAAGATTGAGTACCGGTATATCCCAAGAGCTCAGATAGAGTTTGCCGATGCATTGGCCATGATAGCATCAATGATCCGGTACCTCGAAAGCATTCATATTGACCCACCAGAGATAAGCTTGAAAGAAGAGCATGCCTACTATTCCCACGTGGAAGGAGAGCCGGATGGTAAACCATGGTACGATGGCATTAAGATGTATCTGGAGAAGTGGGAATATCACGAAGGCATCACAACTGGGCAAAAGAAAACCATTAGAAGGATGGCCAATGATTTCTTCCTAAACAAGGAAGTACTATACAAAAGGGCACCGGATTTGGGTTTGTACTGTGCAAAAGGACACCGGATTTGGGTTTATTCTGATGTGTGGACGCCATTGAAGCCACGAAAGTCTTGA